The proteins below come from a single Ruficoccus amylovorans genomic window:
- a CDS encoding potassium-transporting ATPase subunit C: protein MKNKASQSPWSAKLIRGALLANPRPADLVTMSGSGLDPHISLSAAQYQVAGVAAARGLSPVVVNALIKECATGTGGLAGGAEVVNVLELNLALDQLSPEYPASPGSPGSTRTDAGR from the coding sequence ATGAAGAACAAGGCATCGCAATCCCCCTGGTCAGCCAAGCTGATCCGGGGAGCCCTGCTGGCGAATCCGCGCCCGGCAGACCTTGTCACGATGTCCGGCAGCGGTCTGGACCCGCACATTTCCTTGTCCGCAGCGCAGTATCAGGTGGCCGGCGTGGCGGCGGCGCGGGGGCTTTCACCAGTTGTCGTAAACGCGCTTATCAAAGAATGCGCGACCGGGACCGGCGGCTTGGCGGGAGGCGCGGAGGTTGTCAACGTGCTTGAACTCAACCTCGCGCTTGACCAGCTAAGCCCGGAGTATCCCGCCTCCCCCGGCTCGCCCGGCTCCACGCGCACCGACGCCGGGAGATAA
- a CDS encoding heparin lyase I family protein, translated as MTPQLCITALALLGCPLLHAADEIEAADPEYTFDPDLGQYVDIDAGGFRGIFDPAGIRKTYHPTDGGGQPWAIATTADDIPYLGNCAWYSHVDPDLSSTTGNGRSENIVCRKIRFGDTVYVSFAFKALDTDSLYTGGTGQNWVFLAQLWQSDAGRPPVFLSVKSDNSLELAKRDFQNDDYNDADTERATLWESADDGWYMQAGQWYHFRLTLKPGRDNDGIIRLEIMNLQSGLWEMAYDGTNIDDVGKAYPAGTNPEFKFKLGGYMGKDHWWSALYDSIRYADTDARSLRDGLIGNARQILKLGYKNTDQSSRGNNITLKNGATWSGTWLYLDGTDDYAVMSVPTTTGGGLADFDVGNQLRIETNFKVTGPLSGTAGVFYAKTDTGGEGYGILVNEAFDKITFVVGHPDGTATWTHYPVSVQTTSSYKAVATYNRFGNITFELFEDGVSLGTMTNTHSGKPIATPTEVWLGKRKSYLLNGAIDSVLVYNNINGGT; from the coding sequence TTGACACCGCAGCTGTGCATCACCGCCCTGGCACTTCTCGGTTGCCCGTTACTGCACGCGGCCGACGAGATCGAAGCAGCCGACCCCGAGTATACTTTTGACCCCGACCTGGGCCAGTATGTGGACATCGACGCGGGCGGCTTTCGCGGTATCTTCGACCCGGCAGGCATCCGCAAAACCTACCACCCGACCGACGGCGGCGGACAGCCCTGGGCAATCGCCACCACGGCGGACGATATCCCCTACCTCGGCAACTGCGCCTGGTATTCCCATGTCGATCCTGACCTGAGCAGCACCACCGGCAACGGACGCAGCGAAAACATCGTCTGCCGCAAGATTCGCTTCGGCGACACGGTTTACGTCAGCTTCGCCTTCAAGGCGCTCGATACCGATTCGCTCTATACAGGAGGCACGGGGCAGAACTGGGTCTTCCTCGCGCAACTTTGGCAATCCGACGCGGGCAGGCCGCCCGTTTTCCTCTCCGTCAAAAGCGACAACTCCCTCGAACTGGCCAAACGGGACTTCCAGAACGACGACTACAACGATGCCGACACCGAACGCGCTACCCTGTGGGAAAGCGCCGACGATGGCTGGTACATGCAGGCGGGCCAGTGGTACCACTTCCGCCTCACCCTCAAACCCGGGCGTGACAACGACGGCATCATCCGGCTTGAGATCATGAACCTCCAAAGCGGCCTCTGGGAAATGGCCTACGACGGCACCAACATCGACGACGTCGGCAAAGCCTATCCCGCCGGCACCAACCCCGAGTTTAAGTTCAAGCTCGGCGGCTACATGGGCAAAGACCACTGGTGGAGCGCCCTCTACGACTCCATCCGCTATGCCGACACCGACGCCCGCTCCCTGCGCGACGGCCTGATCGGAAACGCCCGCCAGATCCTCAAGCTCGGCTACAAGAACACCGACCAGAGCAGTCGCGGAAACAACATCACCCTCAAAAACGGAGCCACCTGGAGCGGCACCTGGCTCTACCTCGACGGGACCGACGACTACGCCGTCATGTCCGTCCCCACCACCACCGGGGGCGGCTTGGCCGACTTTGACGTGGGCAACCAGTTGCGCATCGAGACAAACTTCAAAGTCACCGGCCCTCTGAGCGGCACAGCCGGAGTTTTTTACGCCAAAACCGATACCGGCGGCGAAGGCTACGGCATCCTCGTCAACGAGGCCTTCGACAAAATCACCTTCGTGGTCGGCCATCCCGACGGGACCGCCACCTGGACGCACTACCCGGTATCCGTGCAGACCACTTCTTCCTACAAGGCCGTGGCCACCTACAACCGCTTCGGCAACATCACCTTCGAGCTGTTCGAGGACGGCGTCAGCCTCGGCACGATGACGAACACCCACAGCGGTAAACCGATCGCCACCCCCACCGAGGTCTGGCTCGGCAAGCGCAAGTCCTACCTCCTCAACGGTGCCATCGACAGCGTACTGGTTTACAACAACATCAACGGCGGCACCTGA
- a CDS encoding PulJ/GspJ family protein produces the protein MVEAMERARLFFDRTPVYRGKIAYSLVEVMIGMFILSLVLMACIAALPQLRKISYRSDSVRMGFTQLNAAIEAYRTRTFEQMADEIDGTGASSANVALMISLLGDDISTPSDKLSHDLDEIVQNNVTYTVDSFLQYVDGDSELIKATVVVHWSQSGEDHLICSHAVFSENGLSDKKFSLAN, from the coding sequence ATGGTTGAAGCGATGGAAAGGGCTCGTTTATTTTTCGACAGGACCCCGGTTTATCGCGGAAAGATCGCCTATTCGCTCGTTGAGGTGATGATCGGCATGTTTATTCTGAGCCTGGTGCTGATGGCCTGCATTGCGGCGCTGCCACAGTTGCGTAAAATCTCCTACCGCTCGGATTCGGTCCGGATGGGCTTTACCCAGCTCAATGCCGCCATCGAAGCCTATCGGACGCGGACTTTTGAGCAGATGGCGGACGAGATCGACGGCACGGGTGCCTCTTCCGCCAACGTCGCGCTGATGATCAGCCTCCTTGGGGATGACATTTCCACGCCGTCCGACAAGCTCAGTCACGATCTGGATGAGATCGTGCAGAATAACGTGACCTACACTGTGGACAGTTTTCTCCAGTATGTGGACGGAGATTCGGAGCTGATAAAAGCGACCGTCGTCGTGCACTGGAGCCAGAGTGGCGAAGATCACCTGATCTGTAGCCACGCAGTTTTTTCAGAAAATGGATTATCCGACAAAAAATTCAGCCTCGCGAACTGA
- a CDS encoding PulJ/GspJ family protein, whose translation MDYPTKNSASRTEACGLADRGDKGFSLVELLIATSILSLVLAGTYSAFYSVGQSTRVSLQHVDQSSELQFAFESVLRSMRAVSQVHQTDSDVFEFTTVRMDGSSERLRYAFDPDGQAFVRTSVSDGTSRKLIGNVTHVLFTYYDRFGEETGTQIDMNAARLRVTSEREGMGGSKSVDTETAMITFRNKTL comes from the coding sequence ATGGATTATCCGACAAAAAATTCAGCCTCGCGAACTGAGGCTTGCGGGCTCGCTGACCGCGGAGACAAGGGTTTCTCCCTGGTTGAGCTGCTGATCGCGACAAGTATCCTGTCTCTGGTATTGGCCGGAACGTATTCGGCTTTCTATTCCGTGGGGCAGAGTACGCGGGTGTCGCTCCAGCATGTGGACCAGTCGTCCGAGTTGCAGTTTGCCTTCGAGTCGGTACTGCGCTCGATGCGGGCTGTCAGCCAGGTGCACCAGACCGACAGCGATGTGTTCGAGTTTACCACGGTACGGATGGACGGCAGCAGCGAACGCCTCCGGTACGCCTTCGATCCGGATGGGCAGGCTTTCGTCCGCACCTCGGTGAGCGACGGGACGTCCCGGAAATTGATCGGTAACGTGACACACGTGCTTTTCACCTACTACGACCGTTTCGGAGAGGAAACTGGTACCCAGATCGACATGAATGCCGCCCGCCTTAGGGTAACTTCCGAGCGTGAAGGCATGGGTGGAAGCAAATCCGTCGATACCGAAACGGCCATGATAACCTTCAGAAACAAGACGCTATGA
- a CDS encoding DUF7305 domain-containing protein, whose translation MKDRSARRGSVILVTLIFATAALLIILSQTRTLMQQYETTVDYGIGQSAFHLSESGLERAMHAITEGDMGSDGWNPQGTRSWSKSFSEKLYRSYEADTTVSVNLDTDQVYTITALTGVKVGGELVQSAVEIKVRASRTVAQEENSSGSGIFGYGMVAKDGLKLNHNNPGMRVASYNSDTDYGVPVFGQNTGYDIVVATPSKNGWAININNAYIHGAVRSGGGTIGYSNSHPHDPRQNATVIGPDSGMTYGVDPNRISTDFDAEIPSPDYPTTEGRAVSTMDQNDWQNKARISLGSWNQPTWVSTERINSNNGSQINIVGDVVIDAQRNLNLGADVNIAPGATLIIMAGENIHINAQQIDQQYPAQLQIIAKNNQDVVLNNFKVFTGVINAPNSNVRLAGVGGSPKSQFRGAIVARYIEVTNGAEFYYDTNLGGGGQSDSEDAGGSSGGIAELKLLSWREVSPASLQ comes from the coding sequence ATGAAAGACCGTTCCGCTCGCCGTGGCTCCGTTATTCTGGTGACGCTGATCTTCGCCACCGCCGCCTTGCTGATCATTCTCAGCCAGACCCGGACGCTTATGCAGCAGTACGAGACAACGGTGGATTACGGGATCGGTCAGTCCGCCTTCCATCTCTCGGAGTCGGGGCTTGAGCGGGCCATGCACGCCATCACCGAGGGCGACATGGGTTCGGATGGCTGGAATCCGCAGGGCACGCGCTCCTGGTCAAAGTCTTTTTCGGAAAAACTCTACCGGAGCTACGAGGCCGACACGACCGTTTCAGTCAATCTCGATACGGATCAGGTTTACACCATCACCGCGTTGACGGGGGTAAAGGTCGGCGGCGAATTGGTCCAGAGCGCGGTGGAGATCAAGGTCCGGGCCTCGCGCACCGTTGCGCAGGAGGAGAACTCTTCCGGCAGCGGCATTTTCGGTTACGGCATGGTGGCCAAGGACGGCCTCAAGCTCAACCACAACAACCCCGGTATGCGCGTAGCCAGCTACAACAGCGACACCGACTACGGAGTCCCTGTCTTCGGGCAGAATACCGGGTACGACATCGTCGTCGCCACCCCGTCGAAGAACGGCTGGGCGATCAACATCAACAATGCCTACATCCACGGCGCGGTGCGCAGCGGCGGTGGCACGATCGGTTATTCGAACTCTCACCCGCACGACCCTCGGCAGAATGCCACCGTCATCGGGCCGGATTCCGGCATGACGTATGGGGTGGACCCGAACCGGATATCCACGGATTTTGACGCGGAAATCCCGAGCCCGGACTACCCCACGACTGAAGGACGAGCCGTCTCGACCATGGATCAGAACGACTGGCAAAACAAGGCGCGGATCAGCCTCGGCTCGTGGAACCAGCCGACGTGGGTTAGCACCGAGCGCATCAACTCCAATAACGGCTCGCAGATCAACATCGTGGGGGATGTCGTGATCGACGCGCAGCGCAATCTCAACCTCGGGGCTGATGTCAATATAGCGCCGGGTGCGACCCTCATCATCATGGCCGGCGAGAACATCCATATCAACGCGCAGCAAATTGACCAGCAGTACCCAGCGCAGTTGCAGATCATCGCGAAAAACAACCAGGACGTGGTGCTGAACAATTTCAAGGTATTCACCGGCGTCATCAACGCCCCCAACTCCAACGTGCGGCTGGCCGGGGTGGGTGGTTCTCCGAAGTCGCAGTTCCGGGGGGCGATTGTGGCCCGGTATATCGAGGTCACTAACGGAGCTGAGTTTTACTACGACACAAATCTGGGTGGTGGCGGTCAAAGCGACTCCGAGGATGCTGGCGGCTCATCCGGCGGCATTGCCGAGCTCAAGCTGCTAAGCTGGCGGGAGGTTTCCCCGGCTTCGCTCCAGTAA
- a CDS encoding RecQ family ATP-dependent DNA helicase: MGRVQQARQVLRKHFGFDDFRDAQQQVVSSILERRDTLVIMPTGGGKSLCYQLPALMMDGVTLVVSPLIALMKDQVDALRARGIPAGMINSSQNWEEQKEVLDLMRRDEIKLVYVSPERFRAASFTRSLETTRIAMLAIDEAHCISQWGHDFRPDYMRLGSVVEQLGRPLCSAFTATATPDVREDIQRQLGLREPSVFVSGFARDNLSFNVSEIDRKIDKSVRLRELIDAYGTGIIYCATRKSVEAVSAELREDGIAHCAYHAGLSNSEREAAQERFMRREVPVAVATSAFGMGIDRADIRFVCHYEMPGSVEAFYQEAGRAGRDGKPAYCELLFMYADKRVQDFFVEGANPEVRKIREVYDFIRSRCNDQHEMFLPVDEITEALPGRNNPMAVHTAIGHLVRRGYLERFDVPGEQLRGTRLLKPEVDARGLELPEADLLEKRRRDLDKLKAVVQMAYAKECRQSWILRYFGEPVEKDCGRCDQCSRESVARTLLPDEFVILQKALSGVARMSYRHSRYEWQPRYGRTKIMHCLLGKNDARLTQSGLDELPTFGILQELGAKFISRLFEAMEEAGLVEIEQGEYPLLRLTESGARVMFGEDEVALDWPEAARPAPSRKKKAAVASPDDVQDRELYRKLVALRDRMRRARGNAPAYTIFPNAVLAQLADLKPADADAAMQVKGIGPAKAESILPAFLELIAGREPEEV; encoded by the coding sequence ATGGGCCGGGTGCAGCAGGCAAGACAGGTACTGAGGAAACACTTTGGGTTTGATGATTTTCGCGATGCTCAGCAGCAGGTGGTGTCCAGCATCCTCGAGCGGCGCGACACGCTCGTGATCATGCCTACCGGGGGCGGTAAAAGCCTCTGCTACCAGCTCCCCGCGCTCATGATGGACGGGGTGACACTGGTGGTCTCGCCCCTCATCGCGCTGATGAAGGACCAGGTAGATGCGCTGCGCGCTCGGGGTATCCCCGCTGGCATGATTAACAGCTCGCAGAATTGGGAGGAACAGAAAGAAGTGCTGGATTTGATGCGCCGGGATGAGATCAAGCTCGTTTACGTTTCGCCGGAGCGCTTCCGGGCGGCCTCATTCACACGCTCGTTGGAGACGACGCGCATCGCCATGCTGGCCATCGACGAGGCGCACTGTATCAGCCAGTGGGGGCACGATTTTCGGCCAGACTACATGCGGCTCGGCAGCGTGGTCGAGCAACTGGGCCGTCCGCTATGCTCGGCTTTCACCGCGACGGCGACCCCCGATGTCCGGGAGGACATCCAGCGCCAGTTGGGATTGCGTGAGCCGTCGGTCTTCGTCTCGGGTTTCGCCCGGGACAACCTTAGTTTCAACGTCTCTGAGATCGACCGCAAGATCGACAAATCCGTCCGCCTGCGCGAACTCATCGACGCCTACGGCACCGGCATCATCTACTGCGCCACGCGCAAGAGCGTGGAGGCCGTGTCGGCGGAACTGCGGGAGGACGGGATCGCGCACTGTGCCTACCACGCCGGGCTATCGAACTCAGAGCGCGAGGCCGCGCAGGAGCGCTTCATGCGCCGGGAAGTCCCTGTCGCCGTGGCCACGAGCGCTTTCGGCATGGGTATCGACCGGGCGGACATTCGCTTCGTCTGCCACTATGAAATGCCCGGCAGCGTGGAGGCGTTTTATCAGGAAGCCGGCCGCGCCGGGCGCGACGGTAAGCCCGCCTATTGCGAACTGCTTTTCATGTACGCGGACAAGCGCGTGCAGGACTTTTTCGTCGAAGGAGCGAATCCGGAGGTGCGCAAGATCCGCGAGGTTTACGACTTCATCCGCTCGCGCTGCAATGACCAGCACGAGATGTTTCTGCCGGTGGACGAAATCACCGAGGCCCTGCCGGGCAGGAACAACCCAATGGCCGTTCATACCGCGATCGGGCACCTGGTACGCCGGGGCTACCTGGAGCGCTTCGATGTGCCCGGTGAGCAGTTGCGCGGCACCCGCTTGCTCAAGCCTGAAGTGGATGCGCGCGGGCTGGAGCTTCCCGAAGCGGACCTGCTCGAAAAACGCCGCCGCGATCTGGACAAGCTCAAGGCCGTGGTCCAGATGGCCTACGCCAAGGAGTGCCGCCAGTCGTGGATCCTGCGGTACTTCGGCGAACCGGTGGAGAAGGATTGCGGGCGCTGCGACCAGTGTTCGCGCGAATCGGTCGCGCGGACGCTCCTGCCGGACGAGTTCGTCATCCTGCAAAAAGCTCTCAGCGGAGTCGCGCGGATGTCGTACCGGCACAGTCGCTACGAATGGCAGCCACGTTACGGGCGGACGAAGATTATGCACTGCCTGCTGGGTAAAAACGATGCCCGCCTGACCCAGTCCGGGCTCGATGAGTTGCCGACCTTTGGCATCCTTCAGGAGCTGGGAGCGAAATTTATCAGTCGCTTGTTTGAGGCGATGGAAGAAGCCGGACTCGTTGAAATCGAGCAGGGTGAGTACCCGTTATTGCGCCTGACCGAGAGCGGGGCGCGGGTCATGTTCGGCGAGGACGAGGTCGCCCTCGACTGGCCGGAAGCGGCACGTCCGGCCCCCTCCCGCAAAAAGAAAGCCGCTGTCGCCAGTCCCGACGATGTGCAGGATCGCGAGCTTTACCGCAAGCTGGTCGCCCTGCGTGACCGCATGCGACGGGCCCGCGGTAATGCTCCGGCCTACACAATTTTTCCCAACGCCGTCCTGGCGCAACTGGCGGATCTGAAGCCCGCCGACGCCGACGCGGCCATGCAGGTCAAGGGTATCGGTCCGGCCAAGGCCGAGTCGATCCTTCCGGCTTTTCTGGAGCTTATCGCTGGCCGGGAGCCCGAGGAAGTTTGA